A genomic stretch from Terriglobus sp. RCC_193 includes:
- a CDS encoding ROK family protein, translating into MKPSAPRQNGTRPMRGVRRIDLASVQPASSEIARDINRDIILELIRFKQPLARADLSRLSGLRPSTVSKIVEQLVQENWVQEGAVIKAARGRPSTMLAVNSAMVTFALDLRPDRAILAVVDLSGRFLSRETIPIYSDLARTVAQIGKRMRALREEHSTKSFEGVGVSLPGRMHPVTQRVLLAPNMKWHDFDLKSALEKESGLQVEIDNDANVCLISELWYGRLEGVTNVVLVAVAEGVGAAILAGGHMQSGYNGLAGEFGHVSVDPAGPQCQCGQNGCWEMVSSSRAAIRYYNAGSRKKVQNIYELLRLMEDGDALAREAITEQARALGRGLRMVTATLSPELILVVGDITAAWDLCGPIIEHELSSSMLAGDAPQLRAAGDAELARLSGGAAMLMQRHAGYHRSTHERAQTIPA; encoded by the coding sequence ATGAAGCCATCTGCACCCAGGCAAAACGGTACTCGTCCCATGCGCGGTGTTCGCAGGATCGACCTTGCCTCGGTACAGCCAGCTTCGAGCGAGATAGCACGCGATATTAATCGCGACATCATCCTGGAACTGATCCGCTTCAAACAACCCCTGGCCCGGGCAGACCTGTCGCGTCTGTCCGGGTTACGTCCCAGCACGGTCTCCAAGATCGTGGAACAGCTTGTGCAGGAAAACTGGGTACAGGAAGGCGCCGTCATCAAGGCAGCGCGCGGGCGCCCATCCACCATGCTCGCCGTCAACAGCGCCATGGTTACATTCGCACTGGACCTGCGACCAGATCGCGCCATTCTTGCAGTGGTGGATCTCAGCGGGCGTTTTCTTTCACGCGAAACGATTCCCATATATTCCGATCTGGCTCGCACAGTTGCACAGATAGGCAAACGCATGCGTGCCCTGCGCGAAGAACATTCCACCAAGTCGTTCGAGGGGGTCGGTGTGAGCCTGCCCGGCCGTATGCATCCCGTTACGCAACGCGTGTTGCTGGCACCGAACATGAAGTGGCACGACTTCGATCTGAAATCCGCACTCGAAAAAGAATCCGGCCTGCAGGTGGAAATCGACAACGATGCGAATGTCTGCCTGATCTCCGAGCTCTGGTACGGGCGGCTGGAAGGCGTCACGAACGTGGTACTGGTTGCCGTTGCGGAAGGCGTGGGAGCCGCGATTCTCGCCGGCGGTCACATGCAATCCGGATACAACGGACTTGCCGGTGAATTTGGCCACGTATCGGTTGATCCCGCCGGCCCGCAGTGCCAATGCGGACAAAACGGATGCTGGGAGATGGTGTCGTCTTCTCGTGCGGCGATCCGCTATTACAACGCAGGCAGCCGCAAGAAGGTACAGAACATTTATGAGTTGCTGCGCCTGATGGAAGATGGCGATGCACTGGCAAGAGAAGCCATCACAGAACAGGCCCGCGCTCTTGGGCGTGGCCTTCGCATGGTCACAGCCACTCTCTCGCCAGAGCTGATTCTTGTTGTCGGTGACATTACCGCGGCATGGGATCTCTGCGGGCCCATCATTGAACATGAACTTTCCTCGTCCATGCTTGCCGGAGATGCACCACAACTCCGTGCAGCGGGTGATGCAGAACTGGCACGCCTGAGCGGAGGCGCAGCCATGCTGATGCAGCGTCACGCGGGTTATCACCGTTCTACACACGAACGCGCCCAGACCATACCTGCATGA
- the xylB gene encoding xylulokinase, whose translation MYLGIDCGTQGTKALLIDLHGKAHGRGYAKHALIERDNGAREQEPRWWVDALIASVQQAVSANGKDVVALSVSGQQHGLVILDEQKNVIRPAKLWNDTETAAQNAALIEKLGGASAVLERYGILPLTGYTVSKLLWIKENEPGNFARIRHILLPHEYLNFWLTGNIVAEYGDASGTAFFDVRTRTWIGEILDAIDDGSGLLRAALPPLVGADAIVGIVRPDVAAELGISPQCVVASGGGDNMMGAIGTGNVREGVVTLSLGTSSTVYSYRDTPLAATNGSVAPFCSSSGGWLPLVCTMNATNVVTQTLHLLGLTVEDIDPILADTQPGAGGLTFLPFLNGERTPDLPNAQGSLHGISAVNYSPANLLRSAIEGVTFGILNGLDLILDGKPATKILVIGGGARSRQWRQMLADATGATIQVPLEDEAGCLGAAIQAVFAKSIQNGTPVSFVELCERMVKVDESKTAEARERHLSLYRAARYRYNMCLFAAYPELQSGASH comes from the coding sequence ATGTACCTTGGAATTGATTGCGGTACCCAGGGCACAAAAGCTCTCCTCATCGACCTACACGGCAAAGCGCATGGCCGCGGCTATGCAAAACACGCGTTGATCGAGCGCGACAACGGGGCACGCGAACAGGAACCGCGCTGGTGGGTGGATGCTCTTATCGCCTCGGTACAGCAGGCAGTTTCGGCCAACGGCAAAGACGTTGTTGCGCTCTCCGTTTCTGGCCAGCAGCATGGGCTCGTTATCCTGGACGAACAGAAGAATGTAATTCGTCCTGCGAAGCTTTGGAACGACACGGAAACTGCCGCTCAGAATGCTGCGTTGATTGAGAAGCTCGGCGGTGCATCGGCTGTTCTGGAACGCTACGGCATTCTTCCACTCACCGGTTACACCGTATCCAAACTACTTTGGATCAAAGAAAACGAGCCGGGGAACTTCGCGCGGATTCGTCATATTCTTCTGCCGCATGAATACTTAAACTTCTGGCTGACAGGAAACATCGTCGCAGAATACGGTGACGCTTCCGGCACAGCATTCTTCGACGTGCGAACACGCACATGGATCGGGGAAATTCTCGACGCGATCGACGATGGCTCGGGCCTGCTGCGTGCAGCACTGCCCCCCTTGGTAGGAGCGGACGCTATTGTCGGAATAGTTCGTCCTGATGTTGCCGCGGAACTTGGAATTTCTCCTCAGTGTGTTGTGGCAAGTGGTGGCGGCGACAACATGATGGGCGCCATTGGCACGGGTAATGTGCGTGAAGGCGTGGTTACGTTAAGCCTGGGCACCTCATCCACGGTATATTCCTATCGCGATACTCCACTGGCTGCCACCAACGGCAGCGTAGCTCCGTTCTGTTCGTCTTCTGGTGGCTGGTTGCCACTGGTTTGCACCATGAACGCCACGAACGTGGTCACGCAAACCTTGCACCTGCTGGGTCTCACCGTAGAAGACATTGACCCCATCCTTGCGGACACGCAACCCGGCGCAGGTGGACTAACGTTCCTTCCCTTTCTTAATGGCGAACGCACACCCGATCTTCCCAACGCGCAAGGCAGTTTGCATGGCATCTCCGCGGTGAACTACTCACCTGCCAACCTGCTGCGCAGCGCGATTGAAGGCGTTACCTTTGGCATTCTTAACGGTCTTGATCTGATCCTGGACGGTAAGCCTGCAACGAAGATTCTGGTGATTGGCGGCGGCGCACGATCCAGGCAATGGCGCCAGATGCTGGCCGATGCCACAGGTGCCACAATTCAGGTTCCGCTGGAAGATGAAGCAGGATGCCTTGGTGCTGCGATCCAGGCTGTGTTCGCAAAATCTATTCAGAACGGCACGCCTGTTTCGTTCGTTGAACTGTGCGAGCGCATGGTCAAAGTTGATGAGTCCAAGACCGCGGAAGCCCGCGAAAGACATCTTTCTCTGTACCGTGCCGCAAGATATCGCTACAACATGTGCCTTTTTGCGGCCTATCCTGAATTGCAATCCGGCGCATCCCATTAA
- the xylA gene encoding xylose isomerase, translating into MSDTLFHDLPTVKYEGPTSTNELAYQFYDAERVVLGKPLKDHLRFAVAYWHSFAMTGTDPFGGSTIHRPWMEAGDPIAQAKVKADAAFELFRVLDLPFFCFHDADIAPAEETLAGTLKNLHTIADYLGEKISKSNTKLLWGTANLFSHPRFMAGASTNPDPDVFAWCAATVKNCMDVTQQLGGSNYVLWGGREGYETLLNTDMKQELEQMGRFLSLVVDYKHKIGFKGQILIEPKPKEPTSHQYDFDAATVYGFLKKFGLENEVRVNLEANHATLAGHTFEHEIATAGALGILGSLDINRGDALLGWDTDQFPNDLWTMTMAMYQVIKAGGLGVGGMNFDAKVRRQSFTPEDLVYAHVGGVDLCARAFLKAASIIEEGTYDKVITDRYAGWQTPEAQAMLTGKKTLDEIAEDALKNSIQPQPRSGRQEQVENLLARRIYS; encoded by the coding sequence TTGTCTGACACGTTGTTTCATGATCTGCCCACCGTGAAGTATGAAGGTCCCACCAGCACTAACGAGCTTGCTTATCAGTTCTATGACGCAGAGCGCGTCGTTCTGGGCAAGCCACTGAAGGATCATCTGCGCTTTGCGGTCGCTTACTGGCACTCCTTTGCCATGACCGGCACTGATCCGTTCGGCGGTTCAACCATTCATCGGCCCTGGATGGAAGCAGGCGATCCAATTGCGCAGGCAAAAGTTAAGGCTGATGCCGCATTCGAGCTCTTCCGCGTGCTGGATCTCCCCTTTTTCTGCTTCCATGATGCAGACATTGCGCCAGCAGAAGAGACGCTTGCGGGAACGCTGAAGAATCTGCACACCATTGCGGACTATCTGGGCGAAAAGATCAGCAAGTCGAACACGAAGTTGTTGTGGGGCACAGCGAACCTTTTCTCGCATCCGCGCTTCATGGCCGGCGCTTCCACCAATCCTGATCCGGACGTCTTTGCATGGTGCGCAGCCACGGTGAAGAACTGCATGGATGTTACGCAGCAGCTGGGTGGCTCCAACTATGTTCTGTGGGGTGGCCGCGAAGGTTATGAAACGCTGCTGAACACCGACATGAAGCAGGAACTGGAACAGATGGGCCGCTTTCTGTCGCTGGTGGTGGATTACAAGCACAAGATCGGTTTCAAAGGACAGATTCTCATTGAACCAAAGCCGAAGGAACCAACCTCGCACCAGTACGACTTCGATGCGGCAACGGTATACGGCTTCCTGAAGAAGTTCGGTCTGGAAAACGAAGTTCGCGTAAACCTGGAAGCAAACCATGCCACGTTGGCTGGCCACACCTTTGAGCATGAGATTGCGACGGCGGGTGCGCTCGGCATTCTAGGCTCACTCGACATCAACCGCGGCGATGCCCTGCTGGGCTGGGACACCGACCAGTTCCCCAACGACCTGTGGACCATGACGATGGCCATGTATCAGGTCATCAAGGCCGGCGGTCTGGGCGTGGGTGGCATGAATTTTGATGCAAAGGTGCGCCGCCAGAGCTTTACGCCGGAAGACCTGGTCTATGCGCATGTTGGCGGGGTGGATCTGTGCGCACGCGCTTTCCTGAAGGCAGCCAGCATCATTGAAGAAGGCACGTACGATAAGGTGATTACCGATCGTTACGCAGGCTGGCAGACACCGGAAGCTCAGGCCATGCTTACCGGTAAGAAGACACTGGATGAGATTGCAGAGGATGCCTTGAAGAACAGCATCCAACCGCAGCCGCGTTCCGGACGCCAGGAGCAGGTTGAAAACCTGCTGGCACGGCGTATCTACTCATAA
- a CDS encoding NAD-dependent succinate-semialdehyde dehydrogenase, protein MVIGTGGLKEASLFRTKAFIAGVWADADSGETFDVHNPADGTLLASVPKMAEAETRRAIDAARAAWPMWRNKTAKERGLILRRWYDLMLVHADDLAWILTAEQGKPLAEAKGEIQYAASFLDWFAEEGKRVYGEVVPSPWPRSRVVVLKESVGVCAAITPWNFPAAMITRKVAPALAAGCPIIVKPAEATPLTALAMAELAARAGVPVGVLSVITGDPVAIGKELTSNTTVRKLSFTGSTATGRLLMAQCAPSIKKLSLELGGNAPFLVFEDADLDAAVEGAMQSKYRNSGQTCVCANRLYVQESIYKQFAEKLCDAVRKLKVGVGTEADVMQGPLINESAVRKVESHIADAVAKGASVLVGGDRHELGGRFFQPTVIGDVRFDMKIAKEEVFGPVAPLFRFSNEEDAIHQANDTEFGLAAYIYTRDIGRVWRVSEALEYGMVAVNSGILSTEAAPFGGMKQSGLGREGSHLGIDEYLEVKYVLHSGL, encoded by the coding sequence ATGGTGATCGGCACTGGTGGGCTGAAGGAAGCTTCACTCTTTCGGACGAAGGCATTTATCGCCGGCGTATGGGCAGATGCTGACAGCGGTGAAACGTTTGATGTGCACAATCCCGCAGACGGCACACTGCTGGCCAGCGTGCCGAAGATGGCTGAAGCGGAGACACGTCGTGCCATTGATGCTGCTCGCGCTGCATGGCCAATGTGGCGAAACAAAACTGCGAAAGAACGCGGGCTGATTCTTCGTCGCTGGTACGATCTGATGCTTGTGCACGCAGATGATCTTGCGTGGATTCTCACCGCGGAACAAGGCAAGCCGCTTGCCGAAGCAAAGGGCGAGATTCAATACGCCGCTTCTTTTCTGGATTGGTTTGCCGAAGAAGGAAAACGTGTCTACGGTGAGGTGGTTCCCAGTCCATGGCCACGAAGCCGCGTGGTGGTGTTGAAGGAATCGGTAGGTGTATGTGCGGCCATCACACCCTGGAACTTTCCTGCGGCCATGATCACGCGCAAAGTGGCTCCTGCCTTGGCGGCCGGCTGTCCCATCATCGTGAAGCCTGCGGAAGCGACACCACTCACGGCTCTGGCGATGGCAGAACTGGCTGCTCGCGCAGGCGTTCCCGTAGGTGTCCTTTCCGTCATTACTGGCGATCCTGTTGCCATCGGTAAAGAACTTACCAGCAACACAACGGTACGCAAGTTGTCGTTTACTGGGTCAACTGCTACAGGCCGATTGCTGATGGCCCAGTGTGCTCCGTCCATCAAGAAACTATCGCTCGAATTAGGAGGAAATGCCCCGTTTCTGGTGTTTGAAGATGCGGATCTTGATGCCGCTGTGGAAGGCGCAATGCAATCGAAGTATCGAAATTCCGGCCAGACCTGCGTTTGCGCGAATCGCCTCTATGTTCAGGAATCTATCTATAAGCAGTTTGCAGAGAAGCTTTGCGACGCGGTCCGGAAGCTCAAAGTAGGCGTTGGAACAGAAGCTGATGTGATGCAGGGTCCGCTCATTAACGAGTCTGCAGTTCGCAAGGTGGAATCGCATATCGCAGATGCAGTTGCGAAAGGAGCTTCAGTCCTTGTCGGTGGTGATCGTCATGAACTTGGCGGGCGGTTCTTTCAGCCAACTGTTATTGGGGATGTGCGATTCGATATGAAGATTGCAAAAGAAGAAGTGTTCGGTCCGGTCGCGCCGCTTTTCCGCTTCAGCAATGAAGAAGATGCCATCCACCAGGCCAATGACACGGAGTTCGGGCTGGCTGCGTATATCTATACGCGAGATATCGGACGCGTATGGCGCGTGTCAGAAGCCTTGGAGTACGGCATGGTCGCAGTGAATTCCGGCATCCTATCCACTGAAGCTGCACCATTTGGCGGCATGAAACAGTCGGGCCTGGGGAGGGAAGGATCGCACCTCGGTATCGACGAATATCTGGAGGTGAAATACGTTCTCCACTCCGGTCTTTGA
- a CDS encoding efflux RND transporter permease subunit, whose protein sequence is MLQRLIAGALRQRLILVVVTCVLLGFGLNAAKHLSVDAFPDVANVQVQIATEATGKSPEEVERFVTVPIEIAMTGLPGMTDMRSLNKPGLSLITLVFSDESDLFRERQMISERLAELRDRMPEGVTPVLGPITNALGEVYQYTLEVPGEAEAKHVLTQEELIQRRTLQDWIVRPLLRSISGVAEINSTGGFVKQYETLVDPQKLHYYNLTIHDVSSALSHNNANEGGGVLPQHAEQYLIRSVGLIRDLDDIRNIVLKETGGTPVYIRDVADVRIGTEVRYGAMMKNGYSEAVGGVVLMTSGGNAKEIVSRVKERVAEINTRHMIPDGLQIVPYYDRSQLVDAAIHTVTEVLGEGIVLVVVILFLFLGDLRSSLIVSANLVLTPLLTFMAMNYLHISANLMSLGGLAIAIGLMVDGSVVVVENVFATLSHASHGGRPMSRRGKCDIVLQAVGDVATPTVFGVTIIILVFLPLMTLEGMEGKMFAPLAYTIAIALAISLVLSLTLSPVLCSYLLKGGTENDTWLVRILRRPYQSLLHWATRHRRWMIAGVVALFVASLCLFPFLGTSFIPEMQEGTLSPNADRVPNISLDESLRMEKQMQALMLKVPGVENVVSRVGRGESPADPAGPNEADVLASLTPFDERPRGMTQDRIAEQIREKLATLPGINLVMSQPISDRVDEMVSGVRADVAVMLYGDDLNLLVKKAGDIARVASSITGTQDTRVDRVGGQQYLTIQINRGAIARYGLNASDVNEVIETAIAGKSATQIYEGERRFSGVVRLPARLRDSVEDVRELLISSPDGPHLPLKELADVKVMEGPALINRSMGKRRIVVGVNVQGRDLGGYVKELQQKVDQQVPLPSGYFIEWGGQFHNMERALHHLMIIVPITIAAIFFLLFVLFKSVRYAALIITVLPLASIGGIIGLFVTGEYLSVPASVGFIALWGIAVLNGVVLVSYIKKLRYEGRSQAEAIREGTALRFRPVMMTATVAALGLVPFLFATGPGSEIQRPLAIVVIGGLVTSTALTLLLVPVVYPLFEGKDVPLSSEDEDHVQGAAPCVS, encoded by the coding sequence ATGCTGCAACGCCTTATCGCAGGCGCTCTGCGGCAGCGTCTCATCCTGGTTGTCGTCACATGCGTTCTGCTTGGCTTTGGCCTGAATGCGGCAAAGCATCTTTCTGTGGATGCTTTTCCGGATGTTGCAAATGTACAGGTTCAGATTGCGACTGAGGCTACTGGGAAAAGTCCTGAGGAAGTAGAACGCTTTGTTACGGTACCTATCGAAATCGCCATGACTGGGTTGCCAGGTATGACGGACATGCGTTCGCTGAATAAGCCGGGACTCTCGCTGATTACGCTGGTCTTCAGTGATGAGAGTGATCTCTTTCGTGAACGCCAGATGATCTCTGAGCGCCTCGCGGAATTGCGAGATCGTATGCCGGAGGGTGTAACTCCGGTGCTCGGCCCCATTACAAATGCATTGGGTGAGGTGTATCAATACACGTTGGAAGTTCCAGGTGAAGCGGAAGCCAAGCATGTGCTGACACAAGAGGAACTCATCCAGCGGCGTACTCTCCAGGATTGGATTGTTCGACCGTTGCTGCGCTCCATATCCGGTGTTGCAGAAATTAACTCCACCGGAGGATTCGTCAAGCAGTATGAAACTCTTGTCGATCCTCAGAAATTGCATTATTACAACCTGACGATTCATGATGTGAGTTCCGCTCTATCGCACAACAATGCGAATGAAGGCGGGGGCGTTCTGCCGCAACACGCAGAACAATATCTGATCCGTAGTGTGGGACTAATTCGCGATCTCGATGACATCCGCAATATCGTTCTGAAAGAGACAGGCGGAACGCCGGTTTATATCCGTGATGTGGCAGATGTCCGTATCGGAACAGAAGTTCGATATGGCGCCATGATGAAAAACGGATATTCAGAGGCGGTAGGTGGCGTCGTTCTGATGACCAGTGGTGGTAACGCAAAGGAAATTGTCAGTCGAGTCAAAGAGCGTGTGGCAGAAATCAATACGCGGCATATGATTCCTGACGGCCTCCAGATTGTTCCGTACTACGACCGTTCGCAACTTGTGGATGCGGCGATACATACCGTGACTGAAGTGCTGGGAGAGGGAATTGTTCTGGTCGTTGTTATTCTCTTCCTCTTCCTTGGCGATTTACGTTCCAGTCTCATCGTCAGTGCCAATCTTGTGTTGACGCCACTGCTGACGTTTATGGCTATGAACTATCTCCATATCTCAGCGAATCTGATGTCGCTTGGTGGTCTGGCAATTGCCATTGGTCTTATGGTGGATGGTTCTGTCGTGGTGGTGGAGAATGTGTTTGCAACATTGAGCCATGCATCACATGGTGGTCGTCCAATGAGCCGTCGCGGGAAGTGCGACATAGTTCTGCAGGCGGTTGGAGATGTTGCGACTCCCACAGTATTCGGCGTTACCATCATCATCCTCGTCTTTCTCCCACTGATGACTCTGGAGGGGATGGAAGGAAAAATGTTTGCGCCATTGGCGTATACCATCGCCATCGCGCTTGCCATTTCTCTGGTGCTTTCGCTTACACTTTCGCCCGTACTGTGTTCCTATCTGTTGAAAGGCGGAACAGAAAACGACACATGGCTAGTGCGCATCCTGCGTCGCCCCTACCAGTCTTTACTTCATTGGGCCACTCGCCACCGCAGGTGGATGATCGCCGGTGTCGTTGCGTTGTTCGTGGCGTCATTGTGCCTGTTCCCATTCCTGGGCACATCGTTCATCCCGGAGATGCAGGAAGGGACACTCTCACCCAACGCGGATCGTGTTCCCAATATCTCGTTGGATGAATCGCTGCGAATGGAAAAGCAGATGCAGGCCCTCATGCTCAAGGTTCCGGGGGTGGAGAATGTTGTCAGCCGTGTGGGACGTGGTGAATCTCCGGCCGATCCTGCAGGCCCCAATGAAGCAGACGTACTTGCATCCCTGACGCCGTTTGATGAAAGACCACGCGGGATGACGCAGGATCGGATTGCAGAGCAGATACGGGAAAAGCTTGCCACACTCCCCGGCATTAACTTGGTAATGTCGCAACCCATTAGTGATCGTGTGGATGAAATGGTTTCCGGTGTCCGTGCAGATGTAGCGGTAATGTTGTATGGCGACGATCTCAATTTGTTGGTGAAAAAAGCCGGCGATATCGCGCGTGTGGCGAGCAGCATTACGGGCACGCAGGATACGCGTGTGGATCGTGTCGGTGGCCAGCAGTACTTAACGATCCAGATCAATCGTGGTGCGATCGCACGTTACGGCCTTAACGCATCGGACGTAAATGAAGTGATTGAAACAGCAATTGCAGGAAAGTCCGCTACGCAGATCTACGAAGGTGAGCGGCGATTTTCTGGAGTGGTACGACTTCCTGCGCGGCTGCGCGACAGCGTGGAAGACGTACGAGAGCTACTTATCAGTTCGCCGGATGGGCCTCACCTCCCCTTGAAGGAACTCGCAGATGTAAAGGTGATGGAAGGCCCTGCTCTGATTAACCGCAGCATGGGCAAACGCCGCATCGTCGTGGGTGTGAACGTACAGGGACGTGACCTTGGCGGATATGTGAAGGAGTTGCAGCAGAAGGTGGATCAGCAGGTGCCGCTGCCTTCCGGTTATTTCATTGAGTGGGGAGGACAGTTCCATAACATGGAACGTGCCCTGCATCACTTGATGATTATTGTCCCCATCACGATTGCAGCCATTTTCTTTCTACTCTTCGTGCTCTTTAAGTCCGTGCGATACGCGGCGCTGATCATTACCGTCCTGCCTCTGGCGTCCATCGGTGGCATTATCGGTCTGTTCGTCACGGGTGAATACCTTTCCGTTCCGGCATCCGTAGGCTTCATTGCGCTTTGGGGCATCGCAGTATTGAACGGAGTCGTTCTTGTTAGCTACATCAAGAAGCTCCGTTACGAAGGGCGATCCCAGGCTGAGGCAATTCGCGAAGGCACTGCTTTGCGTTTTCGCCCCGTCATGATGACGGCCACTGTGGCGGCGCTGGGACTTGTGCCATTCCTGTTTGCGACAGGCCCGGGATCGGAGATTCAGCGGCCCCTCGCAATCGTTGTTATCGGTGGACTGGTTACTTCTACAGCTCTAACGCTTCTGCTGGTGCCCGTTGTGTACCCCCTGTTCGAGGGAAAGGACGTGCCTTTGTCATCAGAAGATGAGGATCACGTGCAGGGAGCAGCACCCTGCGTTTCATAA
- a CDS encoding efflux RND transporter periplasmic adaptor subunit translates to MSAELANNLKVGTAQITDSTGTLQVAAHVETDARRIARVGSPVAGRILRLIVFEGQKVNAGAVLATLHSTDLSDAQMQLIKAESQQGLAAAGVLRAEQLVAADVIGRAELERRRAEQLQAATEVAAYRTQLRGFGMTEAQIHQVETNRRLSADYPIVSPRSGTVLKRDVTVGQVVQPADPAFTIADLSSVWIVANVPEEEGAVLQQGMEVVVRIPALQTEDIHGQLSFVSPIVDPNTRTIAVRMDVANTAGILKPDQLASMAFTGKSQKQLTIPNTAVVREEDKDHVFVRIGKGRYILREVVLGAEENDRRAVVSGITAADSLVLDGAFHLNNQRKQAAIKGGE, encoded by the coding sequence GTGAGCGCGGAACTGGCAAACAACCTGAAGGTGGGTACGGCGCAAATCACAGACTCAACTGGAACACTTCAAGTGGCAGCGCATGTGGAAACAGATGCGCGGCGCATTGCGCGTGTTGGGTCGCCGGTTGCCGGAAGAATTCTTCGGCTGATTGTCTTTGAGGGGCAGAAGGTCAATGCCGGCGCAGTTCTAGCCACACTTCACAGCACAGACCTTTCCGATGCACAGATGCAACTGATCAAGGCGGAATCGCAGCAAGGACTGGCAGCAGCCGGAGTTTTGCGTGCGGAACAACTTGTTGCAGCGGATGTCATCGGTCGTGCAGAACTGGAACGTAGGCGTGCAGAACAGTTGCAGGCTGCGACCGAAGTTGCTGCATATCGAACACAGTTGCGTGGTTTTGGAATGACCGAGGCACAAATTCATCAAGTGGAGACGAATCGCAGACTGAGTGCTGATTATCCGATCGTGTCTCCGCGTTCAGGCACGGTGTTGAAACGCGACGTGACGGTAGGACAGGTAGTGCAGCCTGCTGACCCAGCCTTTACGATTGCCGATCTTTCCAGTGTCTGGATCGTAGCCAATGTTCCTGAAGAAGAGGGTGCTGTGCTGCAGCAGGGGATGGAAGTGGTCGTTCGTATCCCTGCGCTGCAGACGGAAGATATCCACGGCCAGCTTAGTTTCGTATCGCCGATTGTGGATCCCAATACCAGGACCATTGCCGTGCGGATGGACGTTGCAAATACTGCGGGAATCCTGAAGCCCGATCAGCTTGCCAGCATGGCTTTTACTGGCAAGAGTCAAAAGCAATTGACAATACCCAACACTGCGGTGGTGCGTGAAGAAGACAAAGATCATGTCTTCGTGCGCATCGGGAAGGGACGCTACATCCTTCGCGAAGTGGTGCTTGGTGCGGAGGAAAATGACCGTCGCGCTGTTGTCAGTGGCATTACCGCAGCAGATTCTCTGGTTCTGGATGGAGCCTTCCATCTCAACAATCAGCGCAAGCAGGCGGCCATTAAAGGGGGCGAATAA
- a CDS encoding TolC family protein translates to MSSDSKASLSLTLDQALAMSHANSPHLKEAEADVAAAKAGIKTARAYSNPSVEIFAGRQYARPIATPGVPGLLQHYAGSQTIEIPSERSARKRVAEHASEASHWAGQGVLRSVDADTRHAFYEALHRREGAANAMESLQLVNDLHRRVTVEVNAGEKGKLELTRATAELARAQFAVTSAQLEYAQAIANLRAVIAAPAEVNLNPQGSLEPRLALPSFADLRRDIFRSHPALLQSAEERQAAKASLERERALRIPQPTAFAEFENQPDLRYWRAGITVPLPLFDRRRGTIEEAKATIARTDAVQEQRQIEITAALERSYEQYQLADEQVSSLEAGPLHAAESAVQAAQSAYRFGERGIVEVLDAQRVLQSVRGDLLDARYARQSALVDLEELGAVAPSGVTP, encoded by the coding sequence GTGAGTTCGGATTCCAAGGCTAGTCTCTCACTTACTCTGGATCAGGCTCTTGCCATGTCACATGCGAACAGTCCTCACCTCAAGGAGGCAGAGGCAGATGTGGCGGCAGCAAAGGCTGGAATCAAGACGGCGCGCGCTTACAGTAATCCCAGCGTAGAGATATTTGCAGGACGACAGTATGCGCGACCCATTGCAACGCCAGGCGTCCCGGGGCTGCTGCAGCACTATGCCGGATCACAGACTATTGAAATTCCATCGGAACGTAGTGCGCGCAAACGTGTTGCGGAGCATGCAAGTGAGGCGAGCCATTGGGCTGGACAGGGTGTCCTTCGGTCCGTGGATGCAGATACACGGCATGCGTTTTATGAAGCCCTCCATCGAAGAGAGGGGGCCGCCAATGCCATGGAGAGCCTTCAGTTGGTGAATGATCTGCATCGGCGCGTCACGGTCGAGGTAAACGCAGGGGAAAAGGGCAAGCTGGAGTTGACGCGTGCAACTGCGGAACTGGCACGCGCGCAGTTTGCGGTAACCAGTGCGCAGTTGGAATACGCGCAGGCAATCGCGAATCTCAGGGCGGTAATTGCTGCGCCCGCGGAAGTGAATCTGAATCCGCAGGGGAGCCTGGAACCGAGACTGGCATTGCCATCGTTTGCTGATCTTCGGCGCGACATTTTCCGGAGTCATCCTGCACTTTTGCAATCTGCAGAGGAGCGACAGGCAGCAAAGGCTTCGTTGGAGCGGGAGCGCGCGCTTCGTATCCCGCAGCCTACGGCATTTGCGGAGTTCGAAAATCAACCAGACCTTCGTTATTGGCGAGCCGGCATCACCGTGCCGCTGCCACTTTTTGACCGTAGAAGAGGCACGATTGAAGAAGCGAAGGCGACCATTGCGCGGACGGATGCGGTTCAGGAGCAACGTCAGATTGAAATTACGGCGGCATTGGAACGTTCCTATGAGCAATATCAATTGGCCGATGAGCAGGTCTCAAGCCTTGAAGCGGGCCCACTGCATGCTGCAGAAAGTGCCGTGCAGGCTGCGCAATCGGCGTATCGATTTGGCGAGCGAGGCATCGTGGAGGTGCTGGACGCACAGCGCGTTCTCCAGAGTGTTCGAGGTGATTTGTTGGACGCCCGATACGCACGCCAATCAGCGCTGGTCGACTTAGAAGAACTCGGTGCGGTAGCGCCGTCTGGAGTTACGCCGTGA